The Candidatus Binatia bacterium region CGCCGTCGATGCCTGTTACAAGGTGATCGCCAAGATCACGGGGTCGCAATCGCAGCTCGTGCGCTACACCGTGAACGCCATCACGGGCGGCGCGGATGCGCAGGGCGGCGTCTCGTGCATCATCGAGGACGACGGCATGCGCGTCTCCGGCCAGGGGGCGCACACGGACATCATCATGGCCAGCGCGCTGGCGTTTATCAACGCGCTCAACAAGCTCGAAGGCCGGAAGCACTATCGGCGGATGGTGGAGAGGGAAGGGCCGTAAAAAAAGTTCCGAGTTTCGGGTTCCGGGTTTCGAGTTCAAAAGATGACTAGGGAGGGGATGAGTTGAGCAGCTACAGAATAGCCGTGTTGCCGGGAGACGGGATCGGGCCGGAGGTCGTGCGCGAAGGGACCGAACTCTTGAGCCGCGTCGCCGAGCTTCACGGCTTCAACGTGGAATATGAAGAAGGCATCGTCGGCGGCGCATCGATCGACGCGCACGGGAAGCCGCTCACCGATTCGGTCTTGAAGCTGGCGAAGCAGGCCGATGCCGTGTTGCTCGGCGCAATGGGCGGACCGAAGTGGGACAGCCTGGATTATTCGATTCGTCCGGAGCGCGCTTTACTCGCGCTGCGCCAGGAGTTGGGACTTTTCGCCAATCTCCGTCCGGTGAAGCTCTTCTCGGCTCTCGCTGCGGCCTCGACGCTCAAGCGCGAAGTCGTCGAGGGGACCGATCTTCTCGTTGTGCGCGAGTTGACCGGCGGGATCTATTTCGGCCAGCCCAAGGGCGTGACCAAGCTTCCGGACGGCACCGAGCGCGGCGTGAACACGGAGGTTTACACGACGCCGGAGATCGAGCGCATCGCGCGCGTCGGTTTCGAGGCGGCGCGCAAGCGGCGGAAGAAATTGACTTCGGTTGATAAGGCGAACGTGCTCGAAGTCACGGAGCTGTGGCGCAAGGTGGTCACCCGCATGCACAAAGAGAACGGTTACGGCGACGTTGCGCTCGACCACATGCTCGTGGACAACTGCGCGATGCAGCTTATTCGGGATCCCAAGCAGTTCGACGTGATGGTCACGACCAACATGTTCGGCGATATCTTGAGCGACGAGGCGGCGATGCTGACCGGCTCGATCGGCATGCTGCCGTCGGCGAGCCTCGGCGGCAAAGTCGGCATGTACGAGCCGGTGCACGGCACCGCGCCGGACATCGCTGGGAAAGACATGGCCAATCCGCTGGCGACGATTCTCACGGTCGCGTTGATGCTGCGCCATTCGCTCGATCAGGGCAAGGCGGCGGACCGGATCGAGAAGGCGGTCGAGGACGTGCTCAACGAAGGCTACCGCACCGCCGACATCAAATCGGAAGGCTGCAAGCTCATCGGTTGCAAGGAGATGGGAAAACGGGTCAGGGAAAAGGTAGGTTAAACAATTTTCGATTTTCGATTTCAGCCCGAGGCTGATCAGCCTCTCTTTTTGGCTGAGCCGATTTTCGAAAATACAAAATTAATAAATCGAAAATGGGAGAGGGGCAGTGAAAAAGGAGCGGTATAACGTGGCCGTCGTTGGCGCGACGGGAGCGGTCGGGGAGCAGATGCGCGAGATCCTGCAGGAGAGACTTTTTCCGGTAGGCGAATTGCGGCTGCTCGCGTCGGAGCGATCCGCCGGCCAATTCCTCGAATTCGAACAGAAACAGATTCGAGTCGAGGTCGTCCGGGAAGATTCTTTCGACGATATCGATATCGCGCTTTTTTCCGCCGGCGGATCCGTGAGCGGTAAGTTCGCTCCGATCGCCGTCGCTGCCGGCGCGGTCGTCGTCGATAATACCGCGCGCTTCCGCATGGAGCCCGACGTCCCACTCGTCGTGCCCGAAGTCAACGCGAGCGAGATCGCCAATTATAAAAGTCGCGGCATTATCGCTAATCCGAACTGCTCGACGATCCAGATGGTCGTCGCCCTCAAGCCGATACACGACGCGGCGCGGATCAAGCGCGTGCTCGTCTCGACCTACCAGTCCACCTCAGGCGCCGGCCGCAAGGCGATGGAAGAGCTGAGCCAACAGACCCAAGCGCTGTTCAACGGCAAAGAGCCGGTGAGGGAGAAGTTCCCGCATCAGATCGCCTTTAACTGCATCCCGCACATCGACGTCTTCCTGCCGAGCGGCTACACCAAGGAGGAGGCAAAGATTAGCAACGAGACGAAGAAGATCCTGGGGGATTCGTCGATCGGGGTGACTGCGACCTGTGTGCGCGTGCCGGTTTTCTGCGGCCACTCCGAGTCGGTGAACATCGAGACCGAGAAAAAGCTCACGGTCGGCGACGTCAGGGCGATTCTGCGCGAGGCGCCGGGAGTTTTGCTCTGCGACGCGCCCGAAGAGAACGTTTATCCGATGGCGATCGACGCGGTCGGCACGGACGCGACCATGATCGGCCGGGTGCGCGAGGACGATACCGTCCCCAACGGCATCAATCTCTGGATCGTCGCCGACAATCTCCGCAAAGGCGCGGCGCTGAATGCCGTCCAGATCGCGGAGATACTGATCAGGGATTACTTGTGAAGCGTTGTTATGGGAACGGTACGAAAAGCCAAGCGCAGTCCGCTGCCCATTAGCCAGCGGCGACGACCTCGTCCATCGCGGATTAAAATACCTTCTAAATTACCTGCAACTCCAGCCGAGAGGCTTCAACTCGCCATGGAACTTTCCGACCTGTGTCTCGCTTTGCGCGACGCCGCGCGCCGGAAGCGGTGATGGCGCCGCGGTTTGCGCGCGCTCTGCGCACTTTGCCAAGCCTGTTTAAAGCTGCGTCTGCTTCGCTTCCCACTCCTATTCGCTTTGCCTTGATTGGAGGGTTAGGAGTGTCAGCCTGGGGCGCGGTGCGCGCGACTCAGGATATCGATCTGTTAGCCGACTCTGACTCAAGCCCGGTGCGCGACCTTGAATTTCGCGATCGGTTGCAGAGGCATTTGGAGGGAAAAGGCTGCGTCGTGGAGTGGAGGATCGGCGGCTTCGATGATCCGGTTCCGTTGCTTTTGCGGCTGAAGCTCCACCGTTCGGCCGGAGGCATGACCGTCGATATTCTCTGGGCGCATAAACGTTATCATCGGGAGGCGCTCGTCAGGAGTATTCCCTTGAAGGTTGGTCGGTTCCAGGTTCCTGTTCTTCATCCGGAGGATTTGATTCTCATGAAGCTGGAAGCCGGTGGTCCGCAGGACCTGTTGGATGTAGAGACACTGCTCTCCAATCCGCCGCCCGTACTGAGTCTCAAGAGCCTCCGGCAGAAAGCGGCAAAACTTCGTCTGGGTGAAATGTTAGACGAGTGCTTGCGTAACGCTAAGACAAAAAAACAAAATCGTAGCCGCAAGGCGTGGCGCTGAACGCCCTCCAGATCGTGAAGACTTTGATCAGGATCACCTGTGAAGCAGGGATAGCCGGTAAGCCAGGCTCACTTGGACTTCTGGTTCTTGTTTCCTCGCGCTTCCAACCACTTCTTAAGGGATTCGGGACTCTCGCCAGAGCGGTGACCCGCTAAAAGTCCGGCGACTGTGAGATCCTCGTCCAAGTCAGGCCAGTGGATATACGTCCCGTCGCCAAATATCTCGACGCGATTTCGCTCCTGATCGGAGCCGTGCCACAGACGGGGATACCAAGCCACAGGTACAATGATGGTGCGGCCGTCCACCAGGTCCACCGTCAACGCTTCTTCGCTGACGGAAACGCTTCGAGCGCGAGGCTTGGCCGCCGATCCTCCTTCTTTTTCTTCACGCATCGTTATACTCCTACCTCGTCTATGGAATAGTGACTTCGTTGAAGCTGCCGGGCAAGGCGGCATCAATCGCTTCCTGGACTGCTGCGGCAGCCTTTTGAATGCGGGGCCAACTGGTAGATGACAGCACAACGACATCGATTTTTAGCCTGCCAAGATTTTGCTGATCGCGGAGATTTTTGTCGGTTGTAACAAAAATCTCGAAGCTCGCCTGATCTGCCGCTGAGAGCAGATCGCCGTTATTCAAGGTGCTCCATCCGCGCTCATACGAGGTTTCAACTTGATGTGGGGTAAGGAGTTTGCGCAAGGGTACTGGCGTACCCTGATCGAAAAGAATGCGCACTCAGGCAACCTGGGGTAAAGCCAAGCTTCTGGCCGCGTGGTCGAGGACGGCGCGCACCTGCTCGATAGTGACGCCCGGAAACAACTGAACAAATTGATCGATCTGGACCCCGTCTTCAAGGTTCTCAAAGAGAGCAGCAACCGGGACGCGCGTGCCGCGAAATACCCACTGGCCGCTTACGCGCTCTGGGTCACGCTCAACCGCCGGACAAGAGGGCCAATCCAACATGGCTCTTATCCTAACCTCGGTAGCACGGCGATTCAAGGCGAGAGTTAAGAGGGTGAATAACTTCTTTCTTTCCCTCCCATGAAAAGAGCAGGTAAGGATGCCGATCTGGCAAGGAGTGACTGTTTGGGATAAAGATAAAAACATGTCCCAAATCTTCGACATCACCCTTATCACCCGCGGCGCTAGGATTCGCCGCTCGCCGTTTTTCGAGGCGACGCAGAAATATGGTTGCAAGAGCTACACGGTGTACAACCACATGCTGCTTCCGAGCTACTATGACGATCCGGTGAAGGAATACTGGAAGCTGATCGAAGGGGTGACGCTGTGGGACGTGGGCGTGGAACGGCAGGTGGAGATCACCGGCCGCGATGCTTTCAAGCTCACCAATATGTTGACGCCGCGGGATTTGAGCAAATGTAAAGTAGGACAGGGAAAGTACGTGCTCATCACCGATGAGAACGGCGGCATCATCAACGATCCGGTGCTGATGCGCCTCGGCGAAAATCACTTTTGGCTCGCCGTTGCCGACAGCGATGTGCTGCTGTGGGCCAAGGGCGTTGCGCTGAACTCCGGAATGGATGTCAAGATTCAAGAGCCGGACGTTTCGCCGATTCAAATCCAGGGACCGAAGTCGAAGCCGGTGATGGAGCGTCTGTTCAGCGCAAAAATTTTGGATATGCCCTACTACCACTTCGTTGATACCAAGCTGGACGGCATTCCTCTCATAGTCACCCGCACCGGTTGGACGGGCGAGGTCGGCTACGAGATTTACCTGCGTGACGGAAGCCGCGGCGTGGAGCTGTGGGAGAAAGTGATGGCGGCGGGAAAGCCGGAAGGCATCACGCCGACCGGACCGTCGGACATTCGCCGCATCGAGGCCGGTATACTCAACTACGGCATCGACATGACGCTGGAGAACAATCCGTATGAGGTCGGGCTCGATCGCTTGGTCGAGCTGGATCAGAAAAACGATTTCATCGGCAAAGCGGCGCTCAGGCGCATCAAGGCCGAAGGCGTGAAGCGCAAGCTAGTCGGCATTGAGATCGCCGGCGCGCCGCTGGATTTAAATCTCACGCGCTGGCCCGTGAGCCGGAACGGAAGGAAGGTTGGCTTTGTCACCTCCGCCGTCTTCTCGCCGCGCCTAAAGAAAAACATCGGCTATGCCATGCTCCCCGTGGAACACGGCGGCTTGGGAACAGCGTTGACGGTGGCGGTTCCGGACGCGGGAGACAGGCGCGCGACGGTGGTAAAAAAACCCTTCCTCGATCCGCAAAAAAATATCCCGAAGTCTTAAGAGGAGTCACTCCCGCGGAAGCGGGAATCGTGCGCCCGTGAGGGCGCCACATTAGCACGGTGAAAGTCCGTGTCGGAGTATGCCACAACTCCGTAGCTGCGCAGCCGTGGGTCCATCAGTTGACCGACGCCTTTGTTCGTCGCAGGCTACGTGCGATCCTGCGTAAGCAGGAGAAGCGACCGGGGCTGGGGAAATGTCGCGACGACCATCTTCGGTGGCCGAATACTTTCTTCGCAACACAAGGGCTGTTCACCTTGAGTACGGCCCGTGTGTTAGCGAGCCAATCCCGATGAGGAAACTACCGACTGGAGAGCCGTGTGCGGGAGAACCGCACGCACGGTTCGGAGGGCGGGGACGGCGCAAGCCGTTTCCGACCCCTATCAGGTTAAAAAAGACTGGATTCCCGTTTTCACGGGAATGACGGATAAAGACACGCGCGCCCGCCTCATTCATTTCCTCGCGGTGCTAGGTTTTGGAGCGATGAACCGGCAGGCCCAGAGCGAAATAAAAAACAGAACCGCCGTTATCAGTGGCCCGACCATGAACAGGTTGGCCACGCCGGTAACCGAAGCGATCAGACCGCCCATGCTTGGACCGACGATATTTCCCAGATCGCCGGCCGCGTTATAAAGCCCGGATGAGACTCCGCGCGGCACGCGCGCTTCATCCGTTTCCTGGACCAGGCTGATCGAGTTGCTGACGATCGCGACGGCGCGGACAAAGCCGGCCGAGACATGCACGATCAGCAGCGTGATGAAATCGGCACAAAAAGGGATGAGCAACACGAAAGCCGACTGCACGGGCATTCCGCCGTAGGAGAGGCGGCGATGCCCCAATCGTTTAACGACAAGGCCGCTGATCGGCCGCGTAATCGCGTTGCAAAGAGCGTAGAATCCTTTGATCACGCCCACCTGGGTTAACGTCAGTCCGACCGCCAGACCATAGAGCGGTAAAAAGACATTCGCCATCTGGTGCAGCAAATTCAAGAACAGCGCGACCACCGCGACAGCCGCGAGCTTCGGCTCCCAGGCTGACTTAAGAGACTGCAACCAATTCAGGTTTGGTCGCGGCGATCCGCCGTCTTTTTTTTTCGTGTCCGATGATGCGGCGCTCTTCTTCAAAGTGAAGAGCAGCCCCGCGCATAAGAACGACAGCAGCGCCGCTAACTGGAAGGTGGCCTCGTAGCCGAACCGGTCGGCGACGAATCCCGCCAGAAAATTACCCGTCGAATAGCCGAGCGCGAGACTGCCGGCGTAGTAACCCATCGCGTGGTTGCGGTCTTCGTCCGGCGGCAGCGAGCCGATGTAAAAGGCCAGATAAAGCGTGGTGGCCGCGCCGTAGGCGAAGCCGTTGACTCCGTGAACAACGGCAAAGGTGAGACTTGTGACCGCATAGGAATAGAGGAAATTGGTGGCCGCCATCGCCAAGAGCGCCAGGCTCATCAACGCGCGCGCCCGCTTGTCCGTGTACGCGAGACCCGAGGGGATCCGCGATGCGAGCGCCAGAACCGGCCCCAGAGAGATCAGCGAGCCTATCATGGCGACGGGAAACTCGGCGCTCTGGAGAAAGGGCGGGACGATCAGGCCCGCGACGTTTTGCTGCGCGGTCACGGCGATGACCGGCAGGCACAGCTTCAGGGTTGCCGTCTTCATGATTCGATCGCTCGGGTGGTTCTACGCAACCCTTAAAACCGTTCGAAAGCCCGCGTGTCATTCTGAGGCGAAGCCGAAGAATCTCTCCTAACTTGAGTTGTTTGCACATCGAACTGCGTGTCGGCCCGAGATCCTTCGCTCTGCTCAGGATGACAAAAGAAAAAGCTCGCAGTGGCGGGTCGTCCCGCGGTAAATTGCAACAGCCTTTTTATCCCAAGTCCCCGCCGACTTCCAGCGATGGCAAATTTATTCTCGTTGAGATAAAGGAAAGACGCGATCGGAGGTCATGAGATGGAATTGAAGCGCTCGTGGATGTTTGTGCCGGGGCACAGGCAGAAGATGATCGATAAGGCGCTGACGCTGAACGCCGATGCGATCATGCTCGACATCGAGGACGGCGTCGCTCCCAACGAGAAAGATACCGCGCGAAAACTCATCGGCGAAGCGCTCGGGCGCGAGCGAGCGCCGAAATCTCCTACTCGCTTCGTGCGCATCAATGCCATCGGCCACGAGCGGATGGAGGTTGACCTCCAAGAAGTCGTGCGTCCGGGATTGGACGGGCTGGTCCTGCCCAAGGTCGAAGCGCCGGAGGAAGTAAGGAAAGTCGATACTTTGCTGAAGGCGCGCGAGCTCGAGCACAAGATCGAGATCGGCAGCACGAGATTGCTGATAGCGATCGAAAGCCCGCGCGGCCTTCTCGACGCGCCGGGCATCGCCGCCGCCTCGCCGCGCGTCATCGGCTTGATGTTCGGCGCCGAGGACTACGGCCGCGAGATGGGTCTCCCGACCAAACGGGAAGGCGAGGCGCAGGAGCTGCTTTACGCGCGCTCCGCGACGGCCGTCGCGGCCGCATCGGCGCACGTCCAGGCGATCGACGGCGTCTGGGTCGATTTGAAAGATTCGGAAGGCCTCGGGCGATTCGCGCGCCAGTCGCGGCGGCTCGGGTTTTCCGGGATGTCTCTCATCCATCCATCGCAGATCGACCCGATCAACGCCGTCTTCAGTCCGACGCCGGAAGAGATCGAATACGCCACGCAAGTAGTTCGGGCCTTCGAGGAAGCGAATGCGCGCGGCGACGGGTCCGTTGCTTTTGGGGGCCAGTTGATCGACCGGCCGATCGTCGAGCGCGCAAGGCGTACGTTGGAAATGGCAAAAACTCTGGGTATCAAAGCTTAGGC contains the following coding sequences:
- the leuB gene encoding 3-isopropylmalate dehydrogenase, whose protein sequence is MSSYRIAVLPGDGIGPEVVREGTELLSRVAELHGFNVEYEEGIVGGASIDAHGKPLTDSVLKLAKQADAVLLGAMGGPKWDSLDYSIRPERALLALRQELGLFANLRPVKLFSALAAASTLKREVVEGTDLLVVRELTGGIYFGQPKGVTKLPDGTERGVNTEVYTTPEIERIARVGFEAARKRRKKLTSVDKANVLEVTELWRKVVTRMHKENGYGDVALDHMLVDNCAMQLIRDPKQFDVMVTTNMFGDILSDEAAMLTGSIGMLPSASLGGKVGMYEPVHGTAPDIAGKDMANPLATILTVALMLRHSLDQGKAADRIEKAVEDVLNEGYRTADIKSEGCKLIGCKEMGKRVREKVG
- a CDS encoding aspartate-semialdehyde dehydrogenase, which produces MKKERYNVAVVGATGAVGEQMREILQERLFPVGELRLLASERSAGQFLEFEQKQIRVEVVREDSFDDIDIALFSAGGSVSGKFAPIAVAAGAVVVDNTARFRMEPDVPLVVPEVNASEIANYKSRGIIANPNCSTIQMVVALKPIHDAARIKRVLVSTYQSTSGAGRKAMEELSQQTQALFNGKEPVREKFPHQIAFNCIPHIDVFLPSGYTKEEAKISNETKKILGDSSIGVTATCVRVPVFCGHSESVNIETEKKLTVGDVRAILREAPGVLLCDAPEENVYPMAIDAVGTDATMIGRVREDDTVPNGINLWIVADNLRKGAALNAVQIAEILIRDYL
- a CDS encoding nucleotidyl transferase AbiEii/AbiGii toxin family protein, with protein sequence MAPRFARALRTLPSLFKAASASLPTPIRFALIGGLGVSAWGAVRATQDIDLLADSDSSPVRDLEFRDRLQRHLEGKGCVVEWRIGGFDDPVPLLLRLKLHRSAGGMTVDILWAHKRYHREALVRSIPLKVGRFQVPVLHPEDLILMKLEAGGPQDLLDVETLLSNPPPVLSLKSLRQKAAKLRLGEMLDECLRNAKTKKQNRSRKAWR
- a CDS encoding DUF2442 domain-containing protein; this encodes MREEKEGGSAAKPRARSVSVSEEALTVDLVDGRTIIVPVAWYPRLWHGSDQERNRVEIFGDGTYIHWPDLDEDLTVAGLLAGHRSGESPESLKKWLEARGNKNQKSK
- a CDS encoding DUF433 domain-containing protein gives rise to the protein MLDWPSCPAVERDPERVSGQWVFRGTRVPVAALFENLEDGVQIDQFVQLFPGVTIEQVRAVLDHAARSLALPQVA
- a CDS encoding glycine cleavage T C-terminal barrel domain-containing protein, producing the protein MSQIFDITLITRGARIRRSPFFEATQKYGCKSYTVYNHMLLPSYYDDPVKEYWKLIEGVTLWDVGVERQVEITGRDAFKLTNMLTPRDLSKCKVGQGKYVLITDENGGIINDPVLMRLGENHFWLAVADSDVLLWAKGVALNSGMDVKIQEPDVSPIQIQGPKSKPVMERLFSAKILDMPYYHFVDTKLDGIPLIVTRTGWTGEVGYEIYLRDGSRGVELWEKVMAAGKPEGITPTGPSDIRRIEAGILNYGIDMTLENNPYEVGLDRLVELDQKNDFIGKAALRRIKAEGVKRKLVGIEIAGAPLDLNLTRWPVSRNGRKVGFVTSAVFSPRLKKNIGYAMLPVEHGGLGTALTVAVPDAGDRRATVVKKPFLDPQKNIPKS
- a CDS encoding MFS transporter, with the translated sequence MKTATLKLCLPVIAVTAQQNVAGLIVPPFLQSAEFPVAMIGSLISLGPVLALASRIPSGLAYTDKRARALMSLALLAMAATNFLYSYAVTSLTFAVVHGVNGFAYGAATTLYLAFYIGSLPPDEDRNHAMGYYAGSLALGYSTGNFLAGFVADRFGYEATFQLAALLSFLCAGLLFTLKKSAASSDTKKKDGGSPRPNLNWLQSLKSAWEPKLAAVAVVALFLNLLHQMANVFLPLYGLAVGLTLTQVGVIKGFYALCNAITRPISGLVVKRLGHRRLSYGGMPVQSAFVLLIPFCADFITLLIVHVSAGFVRAVAIVSNSISLVQETDEARVPRGVSSGLYNAAGDLGNIVGPSMGGLIASVTGVANLFMVGPLITAVLFFISLWACRFIAPKPSTARK
- a CDS encoding CoA ester lyase, whose protein sequence is MELKRSWMFVPGHRQKMIDKALTLNADAIMLDIEDGVAPNEKDTARKLIGEALGRERAPKSPTRFVRINAIGHERMEVDLQEVVRPGLDGLVLPKVEAPEEVRKVDTLLKARELEHKIEIGSTRLLIAIESPRGLLDAPGIAAASPRVIGLMFGAEDYGREMGLPTKREGEAQELLYARSATAVAAASAHVQAIDGVWVDLKDSEGLGRFARQSRRLGFSGMSLIHPSQIDPINAVFSPTPEEIEYATQVVRAFEEANARGDGSVAFGGQLIDRPIVERARRTLEMAKTLGIKA